The following are from one region of the Salvelinus alpinus chromosome 16, SLU_Salpinus.1, whole genome shotgun sequence genome:
- the s100p gene encoding calcium-activated potassium channel subunit beta-2 isoform X2: protein MFLWTGSKGAQGSGGERRTIYQKVREYDVLDKRKTVTALKAGEDRAILLGLSMILFSVMMYFVLGITMVRSYSDSVWTEESSCTVLNSTIMAEINCTYSCGSECWKSSKYPCLQVFVSLNTSGKVVRLSHNEEAQDTNPKCFYVPKCRKDYNAMHTVIMNISERLKTQQQVLCYTDPGEQQESALLTRIYGRVAVFHSLFWPTCTLIGGTIIIAMVKLTQYLSIMCEQVGRIKR from the exons ATGTTTCTCTGGACAGGAAGTAAAGGAGCTCAGGGATCAGGAGGTGAAAGAAG GACTATTTATCAGAAGGTTCGGGAGTATGACGTGCTAGACAAGAGGAAGACAGTGACAGCACTGAAGGCTGGGGAGGACAGAGCTATTCTCCTCGGACTCAGCATGATCCTTTTCTCTGTGATGATGTACTTTGTGCTGGGCATCACCATGGTGCGCTCCTACTCAGACAG TGTGTGGACGGAGGAATCCAGCTGCACTGTGCTCAACTCGACCATCATGGCGGAGATTAACTGTACCTACAGCTGCGGCTCAGAGTGTTGGAAAAGCTCCAAGTACCCGTGCCTACAGGTGTTTGTCAGTCTCAACACATCTGGGAAGGTTGTCCGACTCTCCCACAACGAGGAGGCACAGGACACCAACCCAAAG TGCTTCTATGTGCCCAAATGTCGGAAGGACTACAACGCGATGCACACCGTAATCATGAACATCTCGGAGCGTCTGAAAACACAGCAGCAGGTGTTGTGTTACACGGACCCAGGTGAACAGCAGGAGAGTGCTCTACTGACACGCATCTATGGCCGAGTGGCAGTATTCCATTCACTCTTCTGGCCCACCTGCACCCTCATTGGTGGAACCATCATCATCGCCATGGTGAAGCTCACCCAGTACCTGTCCATAATGTGTGAACAGGTGGGCAGGATCAAAAGGTGA
- the s100p gene encoding calcium-activated potassium channel subunit beta-2 isoform X1 translates to MKQDSYTRRHQGRVGWSQQPCVTPSVSGGGHRVSSGRMFLWTGSKGAQGSGGERRTIYQKVREYDVLDKRKTVTALKAGEDRAILLGLSMILFSVMMYFVLGITMVRSYSDSVWTEESSCTVLNSTIMAEINCTYSCGSECWKSSKYPCLQVFVSLNTSGKVVRLSHNEEAQDTNPKCFYVPKCRKDYNAMHTVIMNISERLKTQQQVLCYTDPGEQQESALLTRIYGRVAVFHSLFWPTCTLIGGTIIIAMVKLTQYLSIMCEQVGRIKR, encoded by the exons GTGGTCTCAGCAGCCCTGTGTGACGCCCTCTGTGAGTGGTGGTGGGCACAGAGTGTCCTCAGGGAGGATGTTTCTCTGGACAGGAAGTAAAGGAGCTCAGGGATCAGGAGGTGAAAGAAG GACTATTTATCAGAAGGTTCGGGAGTATGACGTGCTAGACAAGAGGAAGACAGTGACAGCACTGAAGGCTGGGGAGGACAGAGCTATTCTCCTCGGACTCAGCATGATCCTTTTCTCTGTGATGATGTACTTTGTGCTGGGCATCACCATGGTGCGCTCCTACTCAGACAG TGTGTGGACGGAGGAATCCAGCTGCACTGTGCTCAACTCGACCATCATGGCGGAGATTAACTGTACCTACAGCTGCGGCTCAGAGTGTTGGAAAAGCTCCAAGTACCCGTGCCTACAGGTGTTTGTCAGTCTCAACACATCTGGGAAGGTTGTCCGACTCTCCCACAACGAGGAGGCACAGGACACCAACCCAAAG TGCTTCTATGTGCCCAAATGTCGGAAGGACTACAACGCGATGCACACCGTAATCATGAACATCTCGGAGCGTCTGAAAACACAGCAGCAGGTGTTGTGTTACACGGACCCAGGTGAACAGCAGGAGAGTGCTCTACTGACACGCATCTATGGCCGAGTGGCAGTATTCCATTCACTCTTCTGGCCCACCTGCACCCTCATTGGTGGAACCATCATCATCGCCATGGTGAAGCTCACCCAGTACCTGTCCATAATGTGTGAACAGGTGGGCAGGATCAAAAGGTGA